The DNA segment CTGGGACAGGTAGCCCTGGTAAAAAATAACCTTACTATGGCTGAGGATTGGTTTCTGGAGGCTTTAGATATTTCCAAAAAACATTTATTTGAAGGGTTTGAGTTTATCTTGCATGGATACTTAAGCTCGATTTATAAACTTCAAAAGCAAAATTTGAAAGCCAAAAAAGCGATAAATCGCATGCAAAAAATGGTATCTACTCCACTGAGTGAAAACATATATAAAATGAGAAAAACTTATATTGATCTGGATGAGTTAAATGCTGCAAATGGATTAGATATTTTATTACAAATTCTAGAATTCAGAAAAAACGAGAAAGATCTAGATGAGACTGTTCGTATTTATATTCATTTGTGTAATTTTTGCTTAAGACACAATTTGAATCTACTCGATGAATATATTAAAATAATGCTGGAAATGATGATAAAAGATGATTCTCTTTATGTAGCTTTTGATGAATGGATATTTTTCCCAGAGTTATATGAGTATGTGCAAAGGAAATATGATAAAATCCTTCCAGAATATAATAGTATTATTTATATTTATAGTATAGATAGAGAAGATATTGTCCTTCGTGAGCAGATTATGAAAATTCCTCTATCGAAAACTTTTGAATTGATTGTTTATCTTTTGTGTCATGGAGAATCCAGTCTTGCATCTATACTAACTGACGTTTTTGTGGACATGGATACGCAGAAAGCAAAAAACTATTTTCATCAAATACGGCATATTTTGGCATCAAAGAATCATGTTATTCAGATTGTTTTTGATAAAACCTCAAAACGATATAGGATTAAATCGGCTCATCCTATCGTATGGGATTTACAGGATTATTTGCAAGGCAAACATAAAATGAGTGGCATCTTCCTCCCTTCCAGTGGCAGCGACTGGGTGATTGAACTCAACCAGCGGCTCAGCGAATAAAAGTCTGGTGTGCTGTGTCTGTGACGGG comes from the Deinococcus cellulosilyticus NBRC 106333 = KACC 11606 genome and includes:
- a CDS encoding tetratricopeptide repeat protein, with product MNLGQQVNLLRQRLEEMLPGYTIESDIQLCEFFTEYQLGVDVYMELPAPSGVDERWVALCFMACGQRERALEHFLKSIASGHEMARIDLVRLFGILGRYDEAVEELRILSPEDLQGYNQAFWYRNRSFIHSLRGDNTSALADMNTAWKIIQGVPEFRFVAPKILVGLTEAYNYEGNKEKALYYIGRAEEMALGNIKWSVLMTKAQLLFAVGKWDAVHEVCVYIKSKSGILQHEIFSCFMLGQVALVKNNLTMAEDWFLEALDISKKHLFEGFEFILHGYLSSIYKLQKQNLKAKKAINRMQKMVSTPLSENIYKMRKTYIDLDELNAANGLDILLQILEFRKNEKDLDETVRIYIHLCNFCLRHNLNLLDEYIKIMLEMMIKDDSLYVAFDEWIFFPELYEYVQRKYDKILPEYNSIIYIYSIDREDIVLREQIMKIPLSKTFELIVYLLCHGESSLASILTDVFVDMDTQKAKNYFHQIRHILASKNHVIQIVFDKTSKRYRIKSAHPIVWDLQDYLQGKHKMSGIFLPSSGSDWVIELNQRLSE